The Rahnella aceris genome contains the following window.
GCTGACGCTGATAGCGCAGTAAGACTTTCTCGCTGCTCCACGCTTCATCATGGTCACGCGCCTTTTCCAGCACCGATAACAATGCTTCCACATCACGGTATCCCAGATTGACGCCCTGCCCTGCCAGAGGATTGATGGTGTGCGCTGCGTCACCCACCAGCGCCAGCCCCGGTAAGACATAACGCTGAGCGTGACGGCGAACCAGTGGGAATGCACCTGCGGATATTGCTTTCACTGTGCCCAGCCGTGCCGGGAAAGCCTGCATCACTTCTGTCGTAAGTTGCTGCATATTCAGCGTTTTCAGATAACGGATACGCTGCGGGCTGTCATACCAGACCAGCGAGGCCTGATTATCAAACAGCGGCAGGAACGCCCGCGGGCCGGAAGGGAAAAATTGCTGCCATGTCACGTCCTGATTCGGCGTTGCGGTTTCGACATGAATCAGCATACAGTGCTGGCGGTATTCCCAGCCATCCACACCAATCCCCGCTAACTGCCGCACCAGCGAATTCGCACCATCGGCAGCGACCACAAGTGGCGTGCGCAGTAATTCACCCGTAGTCAGTTGCAAAGACCAGGTTTTATCATCGTGCTGCAAAAGGTGACGCAATTTTGCCGGGCAAAAACGGGTCAGGCTGGTGAGGGCATCAAACTGTTGCCACAGCGCCAGCTGAAGTACCCGGTTTTCGACCATGAAGCCCAGTTCCGGCAATCCGAGAGACTGCGCATCAAATTTCACTTCAGAACCGTCAACTTCCCAGGTTTCCAGGCGGCGGTATGGGACTGAGCGCATTTTCTCAACCGCCCCCCACGCCCCCAGTTTCTGTAAAAAGCGCACAGACGCACAACCGATCGCGGAGATACGCAAATCAGCCGGCGCTGACGGATCAAACCCGGCAGGTTCTTCATTCTCTATCAGAGCAACCTGCAATCCCTGCTGCGCCAGCCCCAGGGCTGTGGCAGCGCCCACCATGCCGCCACCCACAATGACTGCATCAAATGTCTTCTCAGAATTATTCATTATTATTCCGGCTTTCTGTTCAGTTCATTATGCGAAGTGTACCGGATTTTTGTGTTGGCATCAGGGCCTAAGCTGCTTTCCTGCACTGGTCAGCACTGGAGTGAGGGTTTACAATAGCGCCCCTGAACTATGCTATGCACTGCGGCACTGCCGATCTAACGTTTCCCGTATTGAGTACTGACACGCTGATGACTAAAAAACTGCACATAAAAACCTGGGGCTGCCAGATGAATGAATATGATTCATCCAAAATGGCTGACCTTCTCGACAGCACCCATGGTTACCAGCTGACGGATAACGCTGAAGAAGCAGACATTCTGCTGCTGAATACCTGCTCAATAAGGGAAAAAGCGCAGGAGAAAGTGTTCAGCCTGCTCGGACACTGGAAATTACTGAAAAAGAAAAACCCGAATATTATCATTGGGGTGGGTGGCTGCGTCGCATCACAGGAAGGCGAAATGCTGCGTAAACGTGCGCCTTGTGTCGACATCGTCTTCGGTCCGCAAACCTTG
Protein-coding sequences here:
- the ubiF gene encoding 3-demethoxyubiquinol 3-hydroxylase, which gives rise to MNNSEKTFDAVIVGGGMVGAATALGLAQQGLQVALIENEEPAGFDPSAPADLRISAIGCASVRFLQKLGAWGAVEKMRSVPYRRLETWEVDGSEVKFDAQSLGLPELGFMVENRVLQLALWQQFDALTSLTRFCPAKLRHLLQHDDKTWSLQLTTGELLRTPLVVAADGANSLVRQLAGIGVDGWEYRQHCMLIHVETATPNQDVTWQQFFPSGPRAFLPLFDNQASLVWYDSPQRIRYLKTLNMQQLTTEVMQAFPARLGTVKAISAGAFPLVRRHAQRYVLPGLALVGDAAHTINPLAGQGVNLGYRDVEALLSVLEKARDHDEAWSSEKVLLRYQRQRRLDNLLMQSGMDLFYTAFSNDLAPVKALRNLALMTAQRTGALKTKALKYALGI